The Schistocerca gregaria isolate iqSchGreg1 chromosome 4, iqSchGreg1.2, whole genome shotgun sequence genome contains a region encoding:
- the LOC126267743 gene encoding paired box protein Pax-1: MDSGAQRQMKDEWPSRVESAVPMAPLALSHDHFESQCQQQYGEVNQLGGVFVNGRPLPNAVRMRIVELAQLGIRPCDISRQLRVSHGCVSKILARYHETGSILPGAIGGSKPRVTTPKVVAYIKELKQKDPGIFAWEIRDRLLSDGVCDKYNVPSVSSISRILRNKIGALVHHPHHHSPASAAAAAAAGTAAGAAVVAAAAAAAHHPHLYGSIYPAAAYPYQPAGPGPAAKVASAPGASPPSVAATAGGAVGGGAAPPPAWPVSVSSHSVSDILAHHHAAAAAAAAAAAAAFRAPPPPQHPATAAPAPVAAPGPADNYSSYYMYLQGCGSHHGLAAAAAAAGQATSL; encoded by the exons AGTCGCAGTGCCAGCAGCAGTACGGGGAGGTGAACCAGCTGGGCGGCGTCTTCGTGAACGGGCGGCCGCTGCCCAACGCGGTGCGCATGCGCATCGTGGAGCTGGCGCAGCTGGGCATCCGGCCGTGCGACATCTCGCGCCAGCTGCGCGTCTCGCACGGCTGCGTCTCCAAGATCCTGGCGCGCTACCACGAGACTGGCTCCATCCTGCCCGGCGCCATCGGCGGCAGCAAGCCGCGCGTCACCACGCCCAAG GTGGTGGCGTACATCAAGGAGCTGAAGCAGAAGGACCCCGGCATCTTCGCGTGGGAGATCCGCGACCGGCTGCTCTCTGACGGCGTGTGCGACAAGTACAACGTGCCGTCGGTGAGCAGCATCAGCCGCATCCTGCGCAACAAGATCGGCGCGCTCGTGCACCACCCGCACCACCACtcgccggcgtcggcggcggcggcggcggcggccggcacggctgcgggggcggcggtggtggcggcggcggcggcggcggcgcaccaccCGCACCTGTACGGCTCCATCTACCCGGCGGCCGCCTACCCCTACCAGCCGGCCGGGCCGGGGCCCGCGGCCAAGGTGGCCAGCGCGCCCGGGGCCTCCCCGCCGTCGGTGGCGGCGACGGCGGGCGGCGCGGTGGGGGGCGGCGCGGCGCCGCCCCCGGCCTGGCCCGTGTCCGTGTCGTCGCACTCGGTGTCGGACATCCTGGCGCACCAccacgcggccgccgccgccgccgcggcagccGCGGCCGCCGCCTTccgcgcgccgccgcccccgcagcaccCGGCGACGGCCGCCCCCGCGCCCGTGGCGGCGCCCGGCCCGGCGGACAACTACAGCAGCTACTACATGTACCTGCAGGGCTGCGGCTCGCACCAcgggctggcggcggcggcggccgcggcgggcCAGGCCACGTCGCTCTAG